The proteins below come from a single Metarhizium brunneum chromosome 1, complete sequence genomic window:
- the atnC_0 gene encoding MFS efflux pump atnC: MTFEDEERRGGTPSGVVEREAEDYFGHVSTEESPLLNTDPPPDVVPDKAFQHLVLSMCVLFAFIVEVSVFIMQPPLQQVMEDRICGEIYPDHPVGIMSKTDGRCKDNRVQTELAMLRSWEISAEMFVPFFVQIPYGIIADKYGRRPVLFLALFGAVIQTAWILLVLGMPNSFPVWSMLYGNIAYLIGGGGQMAAAMIWTLLADAIPVAKRTSVFYLLYAMILIIGVIVNPIAALLLKINPWIALWLGFAMLVVGLFASLLVPETLALRLQADRKRPRGASVDGPMHISNNPRKSWLEHAVFSMKNDMGHIWRYIFASKSVMILIFAYAINYPIKLNQTFNLLQYMTRRFNWEWSTATYISTVSNITAAVVLLVILPAGSWVLVNKRRVGPLNRDLILARISLIFVIAGSFLTAAAPTVWLFITALIATSLGAGFPTLCRALLNAVVEPHTVATLNTTVSMMETVMGLVSSPVLGWLLSKGMELGGVWMGLPYLVCAGLAVLTGVMILAFRLPTGFAQSSS, from the exons ATGACttttgaagatgaggagagACGTGGCGGAACCCCCAGTGGTGTCGTGGAAAGAGAAGCAGAGGATTATTTCGGGCATGTTTCAACTGAAGAATCGCCTCTTCTTAACACAGATCCTCCGCCAGATGTCGTACCAGACAAGGCCTTTCAGCACTTGGTTCTGAGCATGTGCGTGCTCTTCGCGTTCATCGTCGAAGTCAGCGTATTCATCATGCAGCCGCCTTTGCAGCAAGTCATGGAGGACCGTATCTGTGGCGAAATCTACCCAGATCATCCAGTTGGCATCATGTCAAAAACTGATGGCCGTTGCAAAGACAACAGAGTCCAGACAGAATTGGCCATGCTGCGATCATGGGAAATATCAGCCGAGATGTTTGTTC CCTTCTTTGTGCAGATCCCTTACGGCATCATCGCCGACAAGTATGGCCGGCGACCTGTCCTGTTCCTGGCCTTATTTGGAGCCGTCATCCAAACTGCCTGGATTCTCTTAGTTT TGGGCATGCCCAACTCCTTTCctgtctggtcaatgttGTATGGCAACATCGCGTATCTCATTGGGGGAGGCGGGCAAATGGCGGCAGCCATGATATGGACGCTGCTCGCGGATGCCATCCCCGTGGCCAAGCGCACGAGCGTCTTTTACCTTCTATACGCCATGATTCTCATCATAGGGGTCATCGTAAACCCCATTGCCGCACTGCTACTCAAAATCAATCCTTGGATTGCACTTTGGTTAGGGTTCGCCATGCTTGTGGTCGGGCTCTTTGCGTCGCTGTTGGTGCCAGAAACGCTGGCGCTCCGTCTACAGGCCGACAGAAAGCGACCTCGAGGCGCCAGTGTCGATGGTCCGATGCACATCAGCAACAACCCTCGAAAGTCCTGGCTCGAGCATGCTGTGTTTTCGATGAAAAACGACATGGGCCACATCTGGCGCTATATTTTTGCTTCGAAAAGCGTCATGATTCTTATATTTGCCTACGCGATCAACTATCCAATAAAGttgaaccagacatttaATTTGCTGCAGTACATGACCAGGAGATTTAACTGGGAGTGGTCAACG GCAACGTACATTTCCACGGTTAGCAACATCACAGCAGCGGTCGTGCTTCTCGTAATATTGCCAGCGGGATCATGGGTTCTCGTGAACAAGCGTAGGGTCGGACCTTTGAACAGAGATTTAATCCTGGCTCGCATATCGCTAATATTCGTCATCGCGGGGAGCTTTCTCACAGCAGCCGCCCCTACCGTGTGGCTGTTCATCACTGCTCTTATCGCCACGAGTCTCGGTGCCGGATTTCCGACCCTTTGCAGAGCCTTGCTGAATGCTGTTGTCGAACCTCATACCGTTGCCACCCTGAACACAACTGTGTCGATGATGGAAACTGTCATGGGCTTGGTCAGCTCTCCAGTCCTAGGGTGGCTCCTCAGCAAAGGTATGGAGCTGGGCGGAGTGTGGATGGGACTGCCATATCTGGTTTGCGCAGGGCTTGCAGTACTCACAGGGGTAATGATACTGGCATTTAGACTGCCAACAGGATTCGCCCAGTCATCTTCATGA
- the isp4_0 gene encoding Sexual differentiation process protein isp4, translated as MKKPLQVSSADDTSPSSKSATAAETALGEPKRDHAMKRGDAQRLAHADHVLGEDSPYEEVRAAVRNTDHEQVASTVRAWILGIIFVTVGSGLNMFLSMRSPAINFPAIVVQLLVYPVGCLWARLVPARVFDTLGVRWTFNPGPFTIKEHVVITLMANVSLGYAYSTDALLALQGRPFYNLNLGWGFSLLFTLSSQLIDISLAGLFRRFLVWPAAMMWPNQFASTSLFYALHDKSKGDDGLRSNGWLVSRYRWFAMVAASMFCYYWIPGVLWQGLSVFAFATWIRPRNVVVNQLFGGTTGLSLIPLTLDWTYVTAYLGDPLLAPTHSHVNTLVGLFVFVLVPTIGMVYSGTLFADHLPLVTAQTYDNTQSNYNVSRILGSGFTFDEAKYREYSPLFLAPTFALNYGLSFAALTAAIVHIALYHGNEVWHRFRAARSQEPDVHLSMMQKYAEAPDWWYGALFLLAMAFGLATAEAYDSQLPWWAFFVSVLVALVFIIPTTMILAVSNILLSLNVISPFLAGFMIPGRPIGVMLFKVFSTITLGQAQTYSGDLKLAHYMKIPPKITFWCQVVPTIWAVFVQIAVMNWTLGNIPDVCTNLQRNHFTCPNGRAFFSSSIVWGVIGPRRMFGVGGMYARFNWFWLVGAALPVLLYLLTRTLRITFFRHFQAPIMLGAMAWLPPATPLSFSSWGIVGLIFNKWIRNRWNGWWTTYNYTTAAALDAGLILSTIVIFFAITFPNVTVPQWWGNVAVFETLDATYAAILKTVPENGTFGPGTW; from the exons ATGAAGAAGCCCTTGCAAGTGTCCAGCGCGGACGACACATCACCCAGCAGCAAGTCCGCCACCGCGGCAGAGACGGCCCTGGGCGAGCCCAAAAGAGACCACGCCATGAAACGTGGGGATGCCCAACGACTTGCCCACGCAGACCacgtcctcggcgaggatTCCCCGTATGAAGAAGTGCGGGCTGCCGTCCGCAACACCGACCACGAACAGGTGGCGAGTACCGTGAGAGCGTGGATCCTCGGCATCATCTTTGTGACGGTGGGCAGCGGCCTCAACATGTTTTTGAGCATGCG GAGCCCTGCCATCAACTTTCCCGCCATCGTCGTCCAGCTGCTCGTCTACCCCGTCGGGTGCCTCTGGGCCAGGCTCGTGCCAGCAAGAGTCTTTGACACCCTTGGAGTGCGGTGGACATTCAACCCGGGCCCATTCACCATCAAAGAGCACGTCGTCATTACCCTCATGGCCAATGTCTCGCTGGGATATGCCTACAGCACGGATGcgctgctggcgctgcagGGAAGGCCATTCTACAACTTGAATCTCGGCTGGGGTTTCTCGCTGCTCTTCACCCTCAGCTCCCAGCTGATTGACATttccctcgccggcctcttCCGCCGGTTCCTCGTCTGGCCTGCCGCCATGATGTGGCCCAATCAGTTTGCGAGCACCTCGCTCTTTTACGCCCTGCACGACAAGAGTaagggcgacgacggcctccGCTCCAACGGCTGGCTGGTGAGTCGGTACCGGTGGTTCGCTATGGTTGCTGCGTCCATGTTTTGCTACTACTGGATCCCTGGCGTCTTGTGGCAGGGCTTATCCGTGTTTGCCTTTGCCACCTGGATCCGGCCCAGGAATGTCGTCGTCAACCAGCTCTTCGGAGGGACCACCGGGCTGTCGCTTATCCCTCTCACCCTTGACTGGACCTATGTCACGGCGTACCTGGGAGACCCGTTGCTAGCCCCTACTCACTCCCATGTCAACACCTTGGTTGGCCTGTTCGTCTTTGTGCTCGTCCCGACCATCGGCATGGTGTACAGCGGCACGCTGTTCGCCGACCATCTCCCCCTGGTGACGGCACAAACCTACGACAATACGCAAAGCAACTACAATGTCAGCCGAATTCTCGGGAGCGGCTTCACCTTTGACGAAGCCAAGTACAGGGAATACTCGCCGCTCTTCCTGGCGCCAACGTTTGCGCTCAACTACGGCCTGTCCTTTGCGGCCTTGACCGCAGCCATTGTCCACATCGCCCTGTACCACGGCAACGAAGTTTGGCATCGTTTCCGCGCAGCACGAAGCCAGGAGCCCGATGTTCACTTGAGCATGATGCAAAAATATGCCGAGGCGCCCGACTGGTGGTATGGCGCGCTGTtcctcctcgccatggcctttgGCCTCGCCACTGCCGAAGCGTACGATTCCCAACTTCCGTGGTGGGCATTCTTTGTCTCTGTACTCGTGGCCCTCGTCTTCATTATTCCGACGACCATGATCCTTGCCGTGTCCAACATTTTGCTCAGCCTCAATGTCATCTCACCCTTTCTCGCCGGCTTCATGATCCCGGGCCGGCCGATTGGCGTCATGCTCTTCAAGGTGTTCAGCACAATCACCCTGGGACAAGCCCAGACCTACAGCGGCGACTTGAAGCTCGCGCACTACATGAAGATTCCGCCCAAAATCACATTTTGGTGCCAGGTAGTGCCTACCATCTGGGCAGTCTTTGTCCAGATTGCCGTCATGAACTGGACACTCGGAAACATCCCCGACGTATGCACCAACCTGCAAAGAAACCACTTCACATGTCCCAACGGACgggccttcttctcatccagCATTGTATGGGGCGTCATTGGACCTCGACGCATGTTTGGCGTGGGAGGCATGTACGCCCGTTTCAATTGGTTCTGGCTCGTGGGCGCGGCGCTGCCTGTATTGTTATACCTCCTGACAAGGACTCTCAGGATCACCTTCTTCCGACACTTTCAGGCGCCCATCATGCTGGGAGCCATGGCCTGGCTCCCGCCGGCCACACCCCTGAGCTTTTCGTCGTGGGGGATCGTCGGGCTCATCTTCAACAAGTGGATTCGAAATAGGTGGAATGGTTGGTGGACGACGTACAACTACACCACGGCTGCAGCGCTGGATGCCGGCCTGATCCTGagcaccatcgtcatcttctttgcCATTACGTTTCCCAACGTGACAGTGCCACAGTGGTGGGGGAACGTAGCTGTTTTTGAAACGCTAGACGCGACGTATGCTGCTATTTTGAAGACGGTGCCTGAAAATGGAACATTTGGCCCGGGGACGTGGTGA
- the rtcA gene encoding RNA 3'-terminal phosphate cyclase, with protein MIPPSTKPIVLDGRTGEGGGQLVRIACGLAALTSQPVTIENVRGNREGGRGGGLKAQHVTSLSWLAQVTGAETTGLAVGSKTLTFSPRRPPTDLVQRRSEIKADTDAASALLVLQAIFPYVLFAGNHAREPVVLDIWGGTNVHWSLSYEYFDQVLAPTLEERFGIRMERALKARGWNLGPRSRGHMTLTIHPVPRGATLRFSPPPEYAFPESYRVRRVDASVVVPGASHARVQEELVAALGPLYPDADVEFRVVEDSGSDARWSILLVAHSEGGIRWARDSLFSMPKKPKTSRDRVIQAACAGLCKALYEETSLGGTVDEFLQDQLLSVQALAEGYSSFVRGGDPAGSCTNGPVGEETRMRREKTHEPFGHGSTHTTTARWVIGELLPEAEFYNKGDVVRGVGFSLQGP; from the exons atgaTACCACCGTCCACGAAGCCCATCGTGCTAGACGGGCGCACCggcgaaggcggcggccagctcgtcCGCATCGCCTGCGGCCTCGCGGCACTCACATCGCAGCCCGTCACCATCGAAAACGTCCGTGGCAACCGCGAgggcggccgaggcggcg GCCTCAAGGCGCAGCACGTCACGTCGCTGTCGTGGCTTGCACAAGTCACGGGCGCAGAAACCACCGGCCTGGCAGTCGGGTCCAAGACGCTCACATTCAGCCCCAGGCGGCCGCCGACGGACCTCGTCCAGCGCCGCTCCGAGATCAAGGCCGACACGGACGCCGCGAGCGCGCTGCTAGTTCTGCAGGCCATCTTCCCGTACGTCTTGTTCGCGGGCAACCACGCCCGTGAGCCCGTCGTGCTCGATATTTGGGGCGGCACCAACGTCCACTGGTCGCTTAGCTACGAGTACTTTGACCAGGTTCTCGCGCCGACGCTGGAGGAGAGGTTCGGCATCAGGATGGAGAGGGCGCTCAAGGCGCGCGGGTGGAATCTTGGCCCGAGATCAAGGGGCCACATGACGCTGACGATTCACCCGGTGCCCAGGGGCGCGACGCTCAGGTTCTCGCCGCCCCCGGAATACGCCTTTCCGGAATCATACCGGGTCCGCAGGGTAGACGCGAGCGTCGTCGTGCCGGGGGCGTCTCACGCGCGTGTGCAGGAGGAGCTCGTCGCCGCGCTGGGCCCTCTGTaccccgacgccgacgtcgagtTCAGGGTGGTGGAGGACTCGGGGAGCGACGCGCGATGGAGCATCCTGCTGGTTGCGCACTCCGAGGGCGGGATTCGCTGGGCGCGCGACTCGCTCTTCTCCATgcccaagaagcccaagacgtCGCGGGACAGGGTGATCCAGGCCGCGTGCGCCGGTCTCTGCAAGGCGCTCTACGAGGAGACGAGCCTCGGCGGAACGGTCGACGAGTTTCTCCAGGACCAGCTGCTTTCCGTGCAGGCTCTTGCCGAGGGGTACTCGTCCTTTGTCCGGGGCGGGGACCCGGCCGGGTCTTGCACGAATGGGCCGGTCggcgaggagacgaggatgaggagggaAAAGACGCACGAGCCGTTTGGACACGGCTCGACGCACACCACGACCGCAAGGTGGGTGATTGGCGAGCTGCTCCCCGAGGCTGAGTTCTACAACAAGGGAGACGTGGTCAGGGGCGTTGGCTTCTCTCTACaggggccatga
- the LIGB_0 gene encoding Extradiol ring-cleavage dioxygenase yields MSWLSSRSLALASIAVVLALLLSPISLTDIAAKTAAPFRQPSSSSPSSKNTSSSPAAPMTKPPVYFFSHGGPTVQYDTQHAAYPVLQQIGREITQKVKPKAVVVFSAHWQGARDEIYVNEDEHADLIYDFYGFPDHYYQAKYPNKGDAQLASRIMVMLSEAGIASRGVSRGLDHGVWSGFTVAFDPETNPLNVPLVQVSLFKSESPSAHYALGRAVSALRDEGVVIIGAGMSVHNLRDLHSVFDGDGAPLPYTVSFDNALREAVEADPAQREDRMAAVCARPDARQAHPYMDHVMPVFVAAGAAYEDRGKQTWTFHEGSMGWAQYRFGQLPE; encoded by the exons ATGTCGTGGCTGTCCAGTCGATCCCTGGCCCTCGCTTCCATAGCCGTCGTGCTCGCTCTTCTCCTGTCGCCCATCTCCCTCACAGACATTGCCGCCAAAACAGCAGCGCCCTTCCGGCAGCCGAGCTCGAGCTCCCCGTCCTCCAAAAACACATCATCGTCGCCCGCCGCCCCAATGACCAAACCGCCCGTCTACTTCTTCAGCCACGGAGGC CCCACCGTCCAGTATGACACACAGCACGCCGCCTACCCGGTCCTGCAGCAGATTGGCAGGGAAATCACACAAAAGGTCAAGcccaaggccgtcgtcgtgTTTTCCGCGCACTGGCAGGGCGCAAGGGACGAGATTTACGTCAACGAGGACGAGCACGCCGACTTGATATACGA CTTCTACGGATTCCCCGACCATTACTACCAGGCCAAGTATCCGAACAAGGGCGACGCCCAGCTCGCCAGCAGGATCATGGTGATGCTGTCCGAGGCCGGCATCGCAAGCAGAGGCGTGAGCCGTGGCCTCGACCACGGCGTCTGGTCAGGCTTCACCGTCG CATTCGACCCCGAGACCAACCCGCTCAACGTGCCCCTGGTGCAGGTGTCGCTGTTCAAGTCGgagtcgccgtcggcgcacTACGCCCTCGGGCGGGCCGTGTCGGCGCTGAGAGACGAgggcgtcgtcatcatcggcgcGGGCATGTCGGTCCACAACCTGCGCGACCTGCACTCCGTctttgacggcgacggcgcgccGCTCCCCTACACGGTCAGCTTTGACAATGCGCTCCGGGAGGCGGTCGAGGCGGACCCGGCCCAGAGGGAGGACAGGATGGCCGCCGTGTGCGCCCGGCCCGACGCGCGCCAGGCCCATCCCTACATGGACCATGTGATGCCCGTGTTTGTGGCGGCCGGCGCGGCCTACGAGGACCGGGGCAAGCAGACGTGGACTTTTCACGAGGGGAGCATGGGATGGGCGCAGTACCGCTTCGGCCAGTTGCCCGAATGA